A single Seriola aureovittata isolate HTS-2021-v1 ecotype China chromosome 19, ASM2101889v1, whole genome shotgun sequence DNA region contains:
- the znf106b gene encoding zinc finger protein 106 → MAKVQTSQEMVDKPPVKNKGCKPRVRKRRKSVYCILCRRRYLRYEAHEHMHSMLHHQELETVLGKDSFHECQACKVFSMGLHEYAQHISTAQHKAKLKSLIFKHSKPLSLFTTLSKETINQIQERNKTLMKKERKLKGKKKKKPKQTAGQKREEMLQGGTRQNKVASKVLMVEKTKQVNTRMMKHVTHQTGSNNAVVQNKENKMSSLQRPLHERETARGAGVTGEPPGRTLHQPCVRNQFTQSKQQMRYGANFPVNNQCSGVKAERSHTERPVTGPHNTREGATTDMPQEITWPAVNQYTYYQRQYNSAIDFTSDHISNNGAIIFDHQQNESSGSSQPGQEGSHCSANPAPANASISASPIRDCHVSAMLRQIRRALGVREPCRADREARKQSSDAGTQVADRSTTQQAGTEKQQPPGAAATSVQSPQVGSPAPAVHSGVYPSNITPAKSKQTTIKMTPETNQRLGVVHRLTNSRERESQEALDIPASTRSGKTTSNEPNLNLGHRIRIAHESGKTQGGKEAGLKPTLNNLLALSGAKRKLSLREMYNEMQRKNRDKVKGMPRFGIALANPLTDQGSSTRPQDNDLPLSEGFHWESIPGCPSVPNLTLPPPPQEMTDTADSHKEIQSGSQMQEPATPQQGGSYHPVTAEYVKTEPNLEDENGGLRDNSSANKRRHNTDDGISDKESSGKKKRTKSNKDQDQMDQLLAVSLREDELSHSLQDLDKSLVQARNALQAAYTEVQRLLLLKQQFTAEVNSLRARRIEILQGMQEGYSGSSNVAEKATPSSARVITAVQPGQPPLPFSCAFTTSSSQQTPATTSASSVNQPHLTPLPPSVKICLPPTAAQASQFVSSNTVGPHAALNQPVPLFPPDLLSPLLVRPPHLAAPTPAAAAAAAASKSLLSPESSARRQEQKTKEGLKDCVKTVRLAEEEAQTADSDSEEETGGNLRKEQGRESAAEERVQNSSAAASAADNGNESDNSVEMIETSNLVVIDIDESDNEDSPEIVSNTPVHPEPPQQSASMELTSASKLTSQQNDTDRKVQPPLPVENANAPAESVEDEDSSLGAFSNHAGPVHGLQVHEGLLYTCSGDNTARAYSLTNRECQAVFDGHRNKINCLLVSSLPNMQARLYTGSSDETIRCYSIKSKKCLERISLPDRVLCLHIAWNILYAGLANGSVASYDLKTMKQLDVFECHGPRGVSCLSTAQEGARRVLLVGSYDSTISVRDAKSGLLLRSLQGHTKTVLCMKVVNDLVFSGSSDTTVHAHNIHTGELVRIYKGHSHAVTSIVILGKVMVTACLDKLVRVYELQSHDRLQVYGGHSDMVMCMAVHKSVIYTGCYDGSVQAVKLNLMKNHRCWWQNCSLIFGMAEHLVQHLVGDHSNRNLQTVKCRWRGCDAFFATQHLVRQKLPEHMQSHVENDSKIEP, encoded by the exons GAGGAAACtaaagggaaagaagaaaaagaaaccgaAGCAGACAGCTGGTCAGAAACGTGAAGAAATGCTCCAGGGAGGCACCCGACAAAACAAAGTGGCATCCAAAGTATTGATGGTGGAAAAAACCAAACAAGTGAACACAAGGATGATGAAACATGTAACCCACCAGACAGGAAGCAACAATGCTGTTGTCCAGAACAAGGAGAACAAAATGTCCAGTCTGCAAAGGCCTCTTCACGAAAGAGAAACAGCTCGGGGGGCTGGTGTGACGGGAGAGCCTCCCGGTAGAACTTTGCATCAGCCTTGTGTTCGAAACCAGTTCACccaatcaaaacaacaaatgaggTATGGTGCCAACTTTCCAGTCAACAATCAGTGCAGCGGTGTTAAAGCGGAGCGCTCTCACACAGAGAGACCGGTTACCGGACCACACAACACCCGAGAAGGTGCCACCACTGACATGCCACAGGAGATTACGTGGCCTGCCGTCAACCAGTATACCTATTACCAAAGGCAGTACAATAGTGCAATAGACTTCACCAGTGATCACATCTCTAACAATGGAGCCATCATCTTTGATCATCAGCAGAATGAAAGTAGCGGATCTTCTCAGCCAGGACAAGAAGGTTCACATTGTTCTGCTAATCCCGCTCCAGCAAACGCATCCATCAGTGCATCTCCTATACGGGACTGCCACGTCAGTGCGATGCTGAGGCAAATCAGAAGAGCACTGGGTGTGAGGGAGCCGTGTAGAGCGGACCGTGAAGCCAGGAAGCAGAGCAGTGACGCAGGCACCCAGGTGGCTGATCGTAGCACCACACAGCAGGCTGGGACTGAGAAACAGCAACCGCCAGGTGCTGCGGCTACATCTGTGCAATCTCCTCAGGTCGGCAGCCCCGCGCCTGCAGTCCATTCTGGTGTTTATCCTTCCAATATTACTCCTGCTAAATCAAAACAGACAACCATCAAAATGACACCAGAAACGAATCAGAGGTTAGGTGTTGTGCATAGactgacaaacagcagagaaagagaatcACAGGAGGCCCTTGACATCCCAGCGTCAACTCGCTCGGGCAAGACAACATCCAATGAGCCCAACCTGAACCTCGGCCACAGGATTCGTATCGCCCATGAATCAGGCAAAACTCAGGGGGGGAAGGAGGCCGGACTTAAACCAACCCTGAACAATTTGCTCGCCTTATCAGGAGCCAAGAGAAAGCTGAGCTTGAGGGAGATGTACAATGAGATGCAGAGGAAGAACCGGGACAAGGTCAAAGGCATGCCCAGGTTTGGAATCGCGTTGGCGAACCCTCTGACTGACCAAGGAAGCTCAACACGACCACAGGACAATGACTTGCCTCTGTCTGAGGGCTTCCACTGGGAATCGATTCCAGGCTGTCCTTCAGTGCCAAACTTGACGTTACCCCCTCCTCCCCAGGAGATGACAGATACTGCTGACTCCCACAAGGAGATACAGTCAGGTTCTCAGATGCAGGAGCCTGCTACTCCACAGCAGGGTGGGAGCTATCACCCAGTAACAGCAGAATATGTGAAAACGGAACCAAACCTAGAGGATGAGAATGGAGGTTTGAGAGACAACAGTAGTGCCAACAAAAGGAGACACAACACG GATGATGGTATTTCTGACAAGGAGTCGagtggaaaaaagaagagaacaaaGTCAAACAAGG ACCAGGATCAGATGGACCAGCTGTTGGCGGTGTCTCTGAGGGAGGACGAGCTGAGCCATTCGCTACAGGATTTGGACAAATCTCTGGTCCAGGCTCGCAACGCCCTGCAAGCCGCCTACACAGAGGTCCAAAGACTCCTGCTACTGAAACAGCAG ttcACTGCTGAGGTCAACAGTCTGAGAGCCAGGCGCATTGAGATCCTGCAGGGGATGCAAG AGGGGTACTCGGGATCATCTAATGTAGCAGAGAAAGCCACCCCTTCTTCAGCACGGGTCATTACAGCTGTGCAACCAGGACAACCTCCCCTTCCTTTTTCTTGTGCCTTCACAACGTCCTCCAGCCAGCAAACACCAGCCACAACCTCAGCGTCTTCTGTCAACCAACCTCACCTGACCCCCCTCCCTCCGTCAGTAAAAATCTGTCTTCCGCCCACAGCTGCACAGGCCAGTCAGTTTGTCTCCTCTAACACTGTGGGACCTCACGCAGCCCTGAATCAACCTGTGCCCTTGTTTCCACCTGATCTGCTCTCCCCACTGCTGGTCAGACCACCACACTTAGCTGCTcccacacctgctgctgctgctgctgctgccgcctccAAGTCACTTCTTTCTCCTGAATCATCTGCCAGGCGGCAGGAGCAAAAGACAAAGGAAGGGTTAAAGGACTGTGTAAAGACAGTGAGGTTAGCAGAGGAGGAAGCGCAGACAGCTGACAGTGACTCTGAGGAAGAGACGGGAGGAAATCTTCGCAAGGAACAAGGAAGAGAGTCGGCAGCAGAGGAGCGTGTTCAAAATTCATCAGCTGCCGCATCAGCTGCCGACAACGGGAACGAGAGCGATAACTCCGTTGAAATGATAGAGACTTCTAACCTAGTTGTTATTGACATTGACGAATCGGACAATGAGGACTCACCTGAGATCGTCTCCAATACTCCAGTTCACCCCGAGCCTCCTCAGCAGTCTGCCAGCATGGAGTTGACTTCTGCAAGCAAACTGACGTCTCAGCAGAACGACACTGACAG AAAAGTTCAGCCTCCTTTGCCAGTCGAAAATGCCAACGCTCCCGCAG AGTCTGTTGAGGATGAAGATTCGTCCTTAGGAGCCTTTTCGAATCACGCCGGCCCCGTCCACGGCCTGCAAGTCCACGAGGGCCTGTTGTACACTTGTTCAGGGGACAACACAGCAAGAGCCTACAGTCTGACG AACAGGGAGTGCCAAGCCGTGTTTGATGgtcacagaaacaaaatcaaCTGTCTGCTGGTGTCGTCCCTCCCGAACATGCAGGCACGCCTCTACACCGGATCAAGTGACGAGACCATCCGCTGTTACAGCATAAAG TCTAAGAAGTGTCTGGAGCGGATTTCTTTACCAGACAGagtgttgtgtttgcacataGCCTGGAATATTTTGTACGCTGGGCTCGCCAATGGATCAGTTGCTAGCTATGATTTAAAG aCTATGAAGCAGCTGGATGTGTTCGAGTGCCACGGCCCACGAGGGGTGAGCTGTCTGAGCACGGCGCAGGAGGGCGCCCGCCGGGTGCTGCTGGTCGGCTCCTACGACAGCACCATCAGCGTACGAGACGCCAAGAGCGGCCTGCTGCTGCGCTCACTGCAGGGCCACACCAAAACTGTGCTCTGCATGAAG GTTGTGAACGACCTGGTGTTCAGCGGCTCTAGTGACACAACTGTTCATGCCCACAACATCCAT ACGGGTGAGTTGGTTCGTATCTACAAGGGTCACAGTCACGCCGTCACCTCAATCGTCATCTTGGGGAAAGTGATGGTGACAGCCTGTCTGGATAAGCTGGTCCGAGTTTATGAGCTCCAG tCCCATGACCGCCTGCAGGTGTACGGGGGTCACAGCGATATGGTGATGTGCATGGCTGTCCATAAGAGTGTG ATCTACACAGGCTGTTACGACGGCAGCGTTCAAGCAGTGAAGCTCAACTTGATGAAGAACCACCGCTGCTGG TGGCAGAACTGCTCTCTAATATTCGGCATGGCGGAGCATCTTGTGCAGCACCTTGTTGGAGATCACAGCAACCGGAATCTGCAGACGGTCAAATGTCGCTGGAGAGGCTGCGACGCTTTTTTTGCCACGCAACATTTAGTTCGGCAG AAGCTGCCTGAACACATGCAGAGCCACGTGGAGAATGACAGTAAGATTGAGCCGTGA